The following proteins are encoded in a genomic region of Syntrophorhabdus sp.:
- a CDS encoding TRAP transporter substrate-binding protein encodes MKGKWFLVALMAVALMVTGVSAGMAQEKVIKLKFSNPHPMTFSSAPVMAAFCDEVKKRTNGRVEITHYSGGTLTTFPKTYDGVVSGVADIGHSHIGYTRGRFPVTEILDLPVGYTSGFVATHVKWDYYKKFKPKEWDKVHVLYFWSVGPQILATTKKELKKFDDLKGMKIRGTGRPADIIKAMGATPVALEMGDVYDACQRGLLDGVYDAMEIWKGFRLGDVLKYGYLSQRGAGSIFTFYVAMNKRKWDSLPKDVQKIMTDTAEEWVDKHAVTTLQADQAGMDYLVSKGGKVLTLPDAELKKMKAAVQPVIDDYMKSMESKGSKKADMQAQLNYIYERIDYWSKQEKERKLKSPYEKK; translated from the coding sequence ATGAAAGGAAAATGGTTTTTGGTGGCACTGATGGCGGTGGCACTGATGGTGACAGGTGTCTCGGCAGGGATGGCCCAGGAGAAGGTCATCAAGTTGAAGTTTTCCAACCCCCACCCGATGACCTTTTCGTCGGCGCCGGTGATGGCGGCGTTCTGTGATGAGGTCAAGAAACGGACCAACGGCAGGGTTGAGATCACCCATTACTCCGGCGGTACGCTGACCACTTTTCCCAAGACGTACGACGGGGTGGTCAGCGGCGTGGCCGACATCGGGCACAGCCACATCGGCTATACCAGGGGACGCTTTCCGGTGACGGAGATACTCGACCTGCCCGTGGGCTACACGAGCGGTTTCGTGGCGACCCACGTGAAATGGGACTATTACAAGAAGTTCAAACCGAAAGAATGGGACAAGGTCCATGTCCTCTATTTCTGGTCCGTCGGTCCCCAGATCCTTGCCACAACGAAGAAGGAGCTGAAGAAGTTCGATGACCTCAAGGGCATGAAGATCCGGGGAACGGGAAGGCCTGCCGACATCATCAAGGCCATGGGTGCGACCCCCGTCGCGCTCGAGATGGGTGACGTGTACGACGCGTGTCAGAGGGGTCTTCTTGACGGTGTCTACGACGCGATGGAGATATGGAAGGGCTTCAGACTCGGTGACGTGCTGAAGTACGGCTACCTCTCCCAGCGCGGCGCCGGTTCGATATTCACCTTCTACGTGGCGATGAACAAGAGAAAATGGGATTCCCTGCCCAAGGACGTCCAGAAGATCATGACGGACACGGCGGAGGAATGGGTCGACAAGCACGCGGTGACAACCCTGCAGGCCGACCAGGCCGGCATGGATTACCTGGTGTCGAAGGGCGGAAAGGTCCTCACCCTTCCCGACGCGGAGCTAAAGAAGATGAAGGCGGCAGTGCAGCCCGTCATCGACGACTACATGAAGAGCATGGAAAGCAAGGGATCCAAGAAGGCCGACATGCAGGCCCAGTTGAACTATATCTATGAGCGCATCGACTACTGGAGCAAGCAGGAAAAAGAAAGAAAGCTGAAAAGCCCCTACGAGAAGAAATAG